The following are encoded together in the Scytonema millei VB511283 genome:
- a CDS encoding phosphoenolpyruvate carboxylase — MTSLLHSHDEALTISTSPFDLFLRQRLQTVEELWESVLKQECGQELVNLLAQLRDLCSSEGQAIDEQISEVVQLISQLELNEAIRAARAFALYFQLINIVEQHYEQRQQLSISRALHQKAAKQLHQTPQPTSTINGHQTADVNRDPGVELLEKNWHATQQQQKQGTFHTLFPHLRQMNVPPQHIQRLIDQLDVRLVFTAHPTEIVRSTIRDKQRRLAKLLQQLDRIEESTGSIEGANPWEAEALREQLTEEIRLWWRTDELHQFKPAVLDEVEYALHYFKEVLFEQIPLLNHRFKHALASAFPRLRPPSNNFCKFGSWVGSDRDGNPSVTPQVTWQTACYQRQLVLEKYIHSVKRLTNLLSISLHWSDVLPDLLESLEQDRLQMNEVYEALALRYRQEPYRLKLAYILKRLENTFERNARLYNKNLRKQEIQEENVTTAVYKSGLDFLAELRLIQRNLSETGLNCRELDSLICQVEIYDFNLAHLDIRQESSRHAHAFNEVLEYLQILPQSYNELSEAERVKWLSEELQTRRPLIPAELPFSEKTNEAIETLRVVRLLQQEFGVQVCQSYIISMSRDLSDLLEVLLLAKEAGLYDPATGIGTIQVVPLFETVEDLQRAPSIMQQLFELKFYRALLAGGYEAIKRESGVGSRESVGQGDKETRRQGNNSSHQPLATSHSPLTAHLQEVMLGYSDSNKDSGFLSSNWEIHKAQKALQQVAEQHGVDLRIFHGRGGSVGRGGGPAYEAILAQPGHSINGRIKITEQGEVLASKYSLPELALYNLETISTAVIQASLLRTGFDNIQPWNEILEELAARSRQHYRALIYEQPDFIDFFHQVTPIDEISQLQISSRPARRQGGKKDLSGLRAIPWVFSWTQSRFLLPAWYGVGAALQEFLNEEPEQHLKLLRYFYMKWPFFKMAISKVEMTLAKVDMQIAHHYVKELSKPQDLERFERLFEQILQEFHLTTDLVLSITGHKRLLDGDPVLQQSVQLRSATIVPLGFLQVSLLKRLRQYSNPSTTGIIDSRHSKGELLRGALLTINGIAAGMRNTG; from the coding sequence ATGACTTCGCTCCTCCACTCCCATGATGAAGCTTTGACTATCAGCACCTCTCCCTTTGATTTGTTCTTGAGGCAACGCCTGCAAACAGTAGAGGAGTTGTGGGAGTCTGTTCTGAAACAAGAATGCGGTCAAGAATTAGTGAATCTCTTGGCGCAATTACGCGATTTATGCTCGTCAGAAGGACAAGCGATCGACGAGCAAATATCGGAAGTCGTTCAATTAATCTCTCAGTTAGAGTTGAACGAAGCAATTCGCGCTGCGCGTGCCTTTGCACTCTATTTCCAGTTGATTAACATTGTCGAGCAGCACTACGAGCAACGCCAACAACTGAGTATCAGTCGCGCTTTGCATCAAAAAGCAGCTAAGCAGCTACATCAAACGCCACAACCCACCTCTACAATTAACGGACATCAAACAGCAGATGTAAATCGAGATCCTGGCGTAGAGCTGTTAGAAAAAAACTGGCACGCTACCCAGCAGCAGCAAAAACAAGGGACTTTCCACACCTTGTTTCCCCATCTACGGCAGATGAACGTACCGCCGCAACACATTCAACGGTTGATCGACCAATTAGATGTCAGATTAGTCTTTACGGCGCACCCAACTGAGATCGTCCGCTCTACAATTCGCGATAAGCAAAGACGCTTAGCCAAGCTACTGCAACAGCTCGATCGGATTGAGGAAAGTACGGGCAGTATTGAAGGTGCTAATCCTTGGGAAGCAGAAGCCCTGCGGGAACAGCTAACAGAAGAAATTCGCCTTTGGTGGCGCACTGACGAGTTACACCAGTTTAAGCCAGCAGTGTTAGATGAGGTAGAGTACGCCCTGCACTACTTCAAAGAAGTTTTGTTCGAGCAAATTCCCCTGCTGAATCACAGATTTAAACACGCTCTGGCATCTGCCTTTCCCCGCTTGCGTCCGCCTAGTAATAACTTTTGTAAATTTGGTTCCTGGGTAGGATCGGATCGGGATGGCAACCCTTCAGTGACACCCCAAGTTACGTGGCAAACGGCTTGCTATCAACGCCAGTTGGTGTTGGAAAAATACATTCATTCAGTCAAGCGACTGACAAATTTATTGAGCATATCGCTGCACTGGAGCGATGTCCTGCCAGATTTATTAGAATCTCTGGAGCAGGATCGGTTGCAGATGAACGAAGTGTATGAAGCACTTGCCCTGCGGTATCGTCAAGAACCGTATCGGCTCAAGCTTGCCTACATTTTGAAGCGACTAGAAAATACATTCGAGCGTAACGCGCGCCTGTACAACAAGAATCTGCGCAAGCAAGAAATTCAAGAAGAGAACGTCACCACGGCAGTCTATAAATCTGGGCTTGACTTTCTCGCGGAATTACGACTAATTCAACGCAACTTGTCAGAAACAGGCTTAAACTGCCGAGAACTTGATAGCCTGATTTGTCAAGTAGAAATTTATGACTTTAACCTAGCTCACCTCGATATTCGCCAAGAATCTTCTCGCCACGCCCATGCTTTCAATGAAGTGTTGGAATATCTACAAATTCTGCCTCAGTCATATAACGAATTGTCAGAAGCAGAAAGAGTCAAGTGGTTGTCGGAAGAATTGCAGACTCGTCGTCCGTTGATTCCCGCCGAACTACCTTTTAGTGAAAAAACCAACGAAGCGATCGAAACTTTGCGCGTCGTGCGTTTGTTACAGCAAGAGTTTGGCGTGCAGGTTTGCCAGAGTTACATTATCAGCATGAGCCGCGATCTGAGCGATTTGCTAGAGGTGCTGTTACTAGCTAAAGAAGCTGGACTCTACGATCCAGCAACAGGAATCGGGACGATCCAAGTCGTACCTCTATTTGAGACGGTAGAGGACTTGCAACGCGCCCCCAGCATCATGCAACAGCTATTCGAACTGAAGTTTTATCGCGCTTTGTTGGCAGGAGGGTATGAAGCGATAAAACGGGAGTCGGGAGTCGGGAGTCGGGAGTCGGTGGGACAAGGGGACAAGGAGACAAGAAGACAAGGAAACAATTCTAGTCACCAGCCACTAGCCACTAGCCACTCTCCACTTACTGCTCACTTACAAGAGGTGATGTTGGGTTACTCAGATAGCAACAAGGATTCTGGGTTTCTCAGCAGCAATTGGGAAATTCACAAAGCGCAAAAAGCACTCCAACAAGTTGCCGAACAGCATGGAGTCGATTTGAGAATTTTTCACGGACGCGGCGGCTCGGTAGGACGTGGTGGTGGTCCTGCATACGAGGCAATTTTGGCTCAACCCGGACATAGTATCAATGGCAGAATTAAGATTACCGAACAGGGTGAGGTTTTAGCCTCTAAATATTCGCTGCCAGAGTTGGCGCTTTACAACTTAGAAACGATTTCGACTGCCGTGATTCAGGCTAGCTTGTTACGCACGGGCTTTGATAATATTCAACCATGGAATGAAATATTAGAAGAGCTAGCAGCGCGATCGCGGCAACATTATCGCGCCCTGATCTACGAGCAACCAGATTTCATTGACTTTTTCCACCAAGTGACTCCGATTGACGAGATCAGCCAGCTGCAAATCAGCTCTCGCCCCGCACGACGACAAGGTGGAAAAAAAGATTTAAGTGGTTTGCGGGCAATTCCTTGGGTGTTTAGTTGGACGCAAAGCCGTTTTCTCCTACCTGCTTGGTATGGTGTCGGCGCAGCTTTGCAGGAATTTTTAAACGAGGAACCAGAGCAACACCTCAAATTGTTACGTTATTTCTACATGAAGTGGCCCTTCTTCAAAATGGCAATTTCTAAAGTAGAGATGACGCTGGCAAAAGTAGACATGCAAATCGCTCATCACTACGTCAAGGAGTTATCGAAACCCCAAGACTTAGAACGATTTGAGCGGCTATTCGAGCAAATTTTGCAAGAGTTTCACCTCACAACTGACTTAGTACTGAGTATTACAGGTCATAAACGCC